The Triticum urartu cultivar G1812 chromosome 5, Tu2.1, whole genome shotgun sequence genome contains the following window.
tggaggagggaggagaggcCCTTGGCGCTCACGAAGTCGTAGACGATGAGCTTCTCCTCCTTGCTGTAGAAGTAGGAGCGCAGCGGCACCAGGTTGTCGTGGCGGAGCGCGCCGAGCGCGGCCACCGTGCCGCGGAACTCCTTCTCCGGGATGGGCACCTCCCTCAGCCTCTTGACGGTCACCACGGCGACGCCGCCCTCGAGCGTGGCGCGGTACGTCGTGCCCAACCAGCCCTTCCCGAGCACCTCGGCCGACGCGTGCAGCAGCGATTCCAGTTCGTAGGCCACCTCCGGCTCACCTCCCACGAACACCAGCTTCTTGGCGTCGCTGGCCGTCGGCTTCGAGGAGCGCGACACGCCGCTCTTCTCCGCCCTCGCCACAGACACCGTCTCCGGTGACGCGTCCTCGTCGCCGTAGGCCGCCGTCTCGGTGGATGTGTCGGCCTTATTTGTCATGCGACGACGGAAACAGAACAGGAAGAAGATCACGGCGAGCACCACCAAGAGCGCCGCGACGGCGCCCGCAGCAATACCGGCGATCGCGGCAGTGGAGAGCTTGCTGCTCTTGCTGTCCTCAGGAGAGGCCGGGGGATTCAATGGCAGTGGCgacggcggtggtggcggcggcgaagTGTTCGCGCACGGGCTTAGAGGGCCGCCGCATAGCGCTGTCCCACTAAAGGCGCCGGCCGGTCTTCCGGCGAGCGACGCTGGCACAGGGCCGTCGAGCTGGTTGTTGGACACGTTGAATAGCTGAAGATTAGGGAGGTCGAGGTCCGCAGGGAGGGTGCCATTAAATCTGTTGTTCTCCAAGTACAGAGTGGCCAGCCGGGGGAGCTTGTTGAACTCCGGCGACACACGGCCAGTGAATTGATTATTCGAAAGGACGAGCCGCTGCAGCAAGCCGAGCGAGAAGAACCCCTCCGGTATCTCGCCGGCGAGCTGGTTACCCTGGAGGTAGAGATACCGGAGCTCCGCGCAGCTGCCGATGTCCGTGGGGATCCCGCCGGAGAGCGCGTTGGAGCGGAGCGACAGCGCCCTGAGCGCGGTGAGATTGCCCAGGGTCCCCGACGGCAGCTGACCGATCAGGCCGGCGCCGGGGAGCTGCAGCGCGACGACGCGGCCACCTCCGGTGCCGTTGTCACACCCTACGCCGCGCCACCCGCACGGCGAGACCCCGGCCGACGCGTCCCACGGGAGCCCCGGGCCGACCGCGGCCCGGAGCGCGAGCAGCGCCGCGCGGTCCGCCGCGAGGTCCGGCGCGGCGCACCGGAGCGCGGAGCACCACAGCGCGAGGACGAGAAGCAGGAGGCTGCGCGCCCGCCCACGCAGAGGCATTACCAGTCGCCGAGAGCTGAGCTGACGCG
Protein-coding sequences here:
- the LOC125509290 gene encoding probable inactive receptor kinase RLK902; protein product: MPLRGRARSLLLLVLALWCSALRCAAPDLAADRAALLALRAAVGPGLPWDASAGVSPCGWRGVGCDNGTGGGRVVALQLPGAGLIGQLPSGTLGNLTALRALSLRSNALSGGIPTDIGSCAELRYLYLQGNQLAGEIPEGFFSLGLLQRLVLSNNQFTGRVSPEFNKLPRLATLYLENNRFNGTLPADLDLPNLQLFNVSNNQLDGPVPASLAGRPAGAFSGTALCGGPLSPCANTSPPPPPPSPLPLNPPASPEDSKSSKLSTAAIAGIAAGAVAALLVVLAVIFFLFCFRRRMTNKADTSTETAAYGDEDASPETVSVARAEKSGVSRSSKPTASDAKKLVFVGGEPEVAYELESLLHASAEVLGKGWLGTTYRATLEGGVAVVTVKRLREVPIPEKEFRGTVAALGALRHDNLVPLRSYFYSKEEKLIVYDFVSAKGLSSLLHGAGSERLDFTARARIALASARGIACIHGAGAGSSHGNIKSSNILVNDARDGAYVADYGLVQLVGASVPLKRVTGYRAPEVTDPRRASQEADVYSFGVLLLELLTGKAPANSVPGSDGAADLPQWVGTVVQEEWTGEVFDAGIANEALVEEEMVRLLQLGTECTERRPDRRPAMADVAARIEDIVGSAQRKTDSAEFHSVDADHSA